The DNA sequence TGTAGGCGTCGATCGGTCCCTCGGCCAGCCGGTCGTAGGCGATGACCGGGATGCCCGCGTCCTTGGCCTTCTGCACGCCGTCCGCGATGGCGTGCGCGTCGACCGCGTCCAGCACGATGACGTCGACCTTCTCGTCGATCATCTGCTGCAGCTGGGTGGCCTGCTTGCCGGCGTCCGCCTCGGCGTTGGCGTACTCGACGCGGCCCTTCTCATTGGTGAGGGACTCCACCTTCGTCTTGAAGATGGGGTAGTCGAACTGCTCGTACCGCGTGTTGGCCTTCTCCGGGAGCAGCAGCCCGACGGTGATGTCGTCGCCCTTGGTCGGGCCGGCGTCGTCGCTGCTCCCCGTCGCGTTGAGCACGCCGCAGCCGGCGAGCATGACGGACATCGAGGTGGCGGCCACGGATATGGCGATACGACGCATGCGAGGGCTCACTTCAGGTGCGTTCCGGACGTGGGCACAGCTTTGTGGCCCATGTGACTGAAAAGCCAACGCTTCAGCCCCCGTCGGCGTCAAGGGCAACCACTTAACGAGATGGACACAGCACCGTGCGCTGAACTCGTGAAAGACCTGCGGACACCTGACGTGCATCTTGGGGACACGCGGCCATACCGTGCACACGGATGTGGACCCGCACACGCGACGGGGCCCGGAGGGTTCGGTGAACCTCCGGGCCCCGCGCGGCACTTCGCATCCGCGGTCAGTCGGACTGCTGCCGCTTCGGCCTCCACACCACGAGCGCGCTGGTCTGCTGCACTTCCTGGTAGGGGACCAGATCGCGGCGGTACGAGGCGTGCACCGCGGCCTCGCGCTGACGCATCGCCGCCGCCGCACCGTCCAGGGCGTCCTGCATTTCGGCCACCCGGGCCTGGAGGGCCGCGACCTGGTTCTCCAGTTCGATGATGCGCTTGATCCCGGCCAGGTTGATGCCCTCGTCCTGCGACAACTGCTGCACCTGGCGGAGCAGTTCGA is a window from the Streptomyces capillispiralis genome containing:
- a CDS encoding heat shock protein transcriptional repressor HspR, producing the protein MDGRRRNPYELTQDTPVYVISVAAQLSGLHPQTLRQYDRLGLVSPDRTAGRGRRYSARDIELLRQVQQLSQDEGINLAGIKRIIELENQVAALQARVAEMQDALDGAAAAMRQREAAVHASYRRDLVPYQEVQQTSALVVWRPKRQQSD